One genomic region from Sphingobacterium multivorum encodes:
- a CDS encoding MvdC/MvdD family ATP grasp protein yields MMIRVLLITNKTDVTTDFIVKRLKEERTEFYRLNTEELGDNVEVKLDFFKDNFKIFDKRTGIQVDLLDIKGVYFRRPELKADNSELSRSENQFIRNEISYTLEGIYEILNSAYWLNNVKHIRNAENKIFQLRLAKKIGFRVAPSLITTNADSAMNFYRMNDEDCIIKPIRTGLISDEGNEEAIIFTNKVNLDKNNAQRVGGCPTFFQKHIKKRGDIRVTVVGDKIFAAFIHSQDSDDSKVDWRVSQNGLKHSIYTLPVDVSANCVNLLKELNLNFGAIDLILDEMGNYVFLEINPNGQWAWIERLLGLDISGAIVNLLKDKIDEQ; encoded by the coding sequence ATGATGATACGCGTACTCCTTATAACCAATAAAACAGATGTAACAACGGACTTTATCGTAAAAAGGTTAAAAGAGGAAAGAACAGAATTTTATAGACTAAATACAGAAGAGTTAGGAGATAATGTTGAGGTAAAATTGGATTTTTTTAAAGATAATTTTAAAATATTTGATAAAAGAACTGGTATTCAAGTCGATCTGTTGGACATAAAAGGGGTATATTTTAGAAGACCAGAATTAAAGGCCGATAATTCAGAGCTTAGTAGGTCTGAAAATCAATTTATACGAAATGAAATTAGTTATACTCTTGAAGGTATCTATGAAATTCTTAATTCTGCATATTGGTTAAATAATGTTAAGCATATAAGAAATGCAGAAAACAAAATATTTCAGCTACGACTTGCTAAAAAGATAGGTTTTAGAGTCGCGCCCAGCCTGATCACTACCAATGCTGATTCAGCGATGAATTTTTATAGAATGAACGATGAGGACTGTATTATTAAACCGATTCGAACAGGACTAATTTCTGATGAAGGAAATGAAGAAGCGATTATTTTCACGAATAAAGTTAACCTCGATAAAAATAATGCTCAGCGTGTAGGAGGATGTCCAACATTTTTTCAAAAACATATAAAAAAGCGAGGGGATATAAGAGTGACTGTAGTGGGAGATAAGATTTTTGCGGCCTTTATCCACTCGCAAGATTCTGACGACTCAAAAGTTGATTGGAGGGTTAGTCAAAATGGTCTAAAACACAGTATTTATACCTTGCCAGTAGATGTTTCCGCTAATTGCGTTAATCTACTGAAAGAACTAAATTTAAATTTTGGTGCAATTGATTTAATTTTAGATGAAATGGGTAATTATGTATTTCTTGAAATTAACCCCAATGGTCAATGGGCATGGATTGAGAGATTGCTGGGTTTAGATATTTCAGGTGCTATAGTTAATTTGCTAAAAGATAAAATTGATGAACAATAA
- a CDS encoding YegP family protein produces MGKFVVHKRFNGEYQFNLKASNGQIILSSEGYTTKGNCLNGIESVKTNSKSDDRFDRKTSSNGKYYFNLKASNGQIIGTSELYETESARENGIQSVKVNASTALIDDFTL; encoded by the coding sequence ATGGGAAAATTTGTAGTTCATAAGAGATTCAATGGAGAATATCAGTTTAATCTTAAAGCTTCGAATGGTCAGATTATTTTGTCTAGCGAAGGCTATACAACTAAAGGTAACTGCTTAAACGGTATCGAATCTGTAAAGACAAATTCGAAAAGTGATGATCGATTCGATAGAAAAACTTCAAGTAATGGAAAATATTATTTTAATCTGAAAGCTTCTAATGGCCAAATTATCGGAACTAGTGAATTATACGAGACTGAATCGGCAAGAGAAAATGGGATACAATCTGTGAAAGTAAACGCCAGTACTGCTTTAATTGATGATTTTACGTTATGA
- a CDS encoding PIN domain-containing protein codes for MSMIVVPMNQPALANGIRLLIDTNIYLDFYRSNKDSIQLLSELSKHLDKIILTDQIIQEFERNREVVLKTLRASFESESRLKYISSAFLQNLPEFAELQKAQRDYDKRRKDVISSIDTIIDSPEKDPVYSFFSDMVSACRAKNAILNTTDEIIERAHKRKLIGNPPTSSGFSVGDEINWEIVIANLKENIILIGRDSTYTTNFSFLKRDFHRNTGCLITKLTNSITEALKEIGVVMTAELENVEQKMIEELKVYNEFWTTPINNDEKNSDK; via the coding sequence ATGAGCATGATAGTAGTTCCGATGAATCAACCTGCTCTAGCGAATGGTATAAGATTACTGATTGACACGAATATATATCTTGATTTTTACCGTAGCAACAAAGATTCAATTCAACTTTTAAGTGAGTTATCAAAGCATCTTGATAAAATAATATTAACTGACCAGATCATTCAGGAATTTGAAAGAAACAGAGAGGTCGTTTTAAAAACTTTAAGAGCAAGTTTTGAATCAGAGTCGCGCTTAAAATATATTTCAAGTGCATTTCTGCAAAACTTGCCTGAATTTGCAGAGCTCCAAAAAGCTCAGAGAGATTACGACAAACGCCGAAAGGATGTTATCTCTTCAATAGATACCATCATCGACTCTCCTGAAAAAGATCCCGTTTATTCTTTTTTCTCGGATATGGTCAGTGCTTGCCGAGCGAAAAATGCGATTTTGAATACAACTGATGAAATTATTGAAAGAGCACACAAGAGAAAACTTATTGGAAACCCGCCCACTTCATCGGGATTCTCAGTTGGGGATGAAATTAATTGGGAGATTGTCATTGCAAATCTAAAGGAGAATATTATTCTAATCGGTAGAGATAGTACCTATACGACTAATTTTTCTTTTCTTAAAAGGGACTTTCATAGAAATACCGGCTGCTTGATAACAAAGCTTACTAACAGTATTACTGAGGCTTTAAAGGAAATTGGAGTCGTAATGACCGCTGAACTTGAAAACGTTGAGCAGAAAATGATTGAAGAATTAAAGGTTTACAATGAATTTTGGACAACTCCAATTAATAATGACGAAAAAAACAGCGATAAGTAA
- a CDS encoding GNAT family N-acetyltransferase yields MDTLNFQLTLRPTVYTDLETHYQFQLDEESNYLAAFTSSTSSDKEAYLEKYAKFLNEPSINNQTILVDGTIVGSIAKFVIDGDAEITYWIDRKFWGRGIATKALKELLSFETSRPIYGRVAFDNIGSQKVLENCGFVKVGTDRGFANARQIEIEEFIYRLDESVI; encoded by the coding sequence ATGGATACCCTCAACTTTCAACTTACACTTAGGCCGACAGTATACACGGATTTAGAAACACATTATCAGTTTCAGCTTGATGAAGAATCAAATTATCTCGCCGCATTTACCTCAAGTACTTCTTCAGACAAAGAAGCTTACCTTGAGAAATATGCTAAATTTCTCAATGAGCCAAGTATAAACAATCAAACGATTCTGGTTGATGGGACAATTGTAGGAAGTATTGCGAAGTTTGTTATTGATGGTGATGCTGAGATCACTTATTGGATTGACCGGAAATTCTGGGGACGTGGAATTGCAACAAAGGCGCTTAAAGAACTTCTTTCATTTGAAACAAGCCGTCCGATTTATGGGCGTGTCGCTTTCGATAATATCGGTTCTCAAAAAGTACTGGAAAATTGTGGTTTTGTTAAGGTTGGTACAGACCGAGGTTTTGCTAATGCACGCCAAATCGAAATCGAGGAATTTATTTATAGATTAGATGAATCAGTGATTTGA
- a CDS encoding TlpA disulfide reductase family protein, translated as MRIRAGLLVVALTLPFLVCGQNRYQINGTIPPVQDGAKVFLIYEIEGKSVVDSTFSRGGNFSFSGTVEYPVSSSLYLNKNPYVNRPARNEQMDFFRFYLEPVTMEMRASDSLKNIVISGSQINLDQDALKKMRSVVDDKFTALNKEFYALSANQQSDPKVREAFIDREKGLMDDLYSVHLAFARQHPSSYLSLISLSFVAGQEKFIEEVKGIYSGLAEELRSYPLAKEIPMQLESSIRTKVGQIAPDLELQTQMGTSLKLTEFRGKYLLVDFWASWCGPCREENPNLVALYNKYKDSGFEILGVSLDKAAQREQWMKAIADDKLSWPQVSDLKGWDSQAAKRYGINSIPASFLLDPTGKIIYRDLRGKDLEEKLKAIFSDKDDHK; from the coding sequence ATGAGAATTCGGGCAGGATTGCTAGTAGTGGCTCTTACGCTTCCTTTCCTCGTTTGTGGGCAAAATCGCTATCAAATTAATGGCACAATACCCCCAGTGCAGGATGGTGCTAAAGTATTTTTGATCTACGAAATAGAAGGTAAGTCTGTCGTGGATTCCACTTTTTCCAGAGGAGGAAATTTTTCATTTTCGGGAACCGTAGAGTATCCTGTTTCATCATCGTTATATCTCAATAAAAATCCATATGTAAATAGACCAGCTCGCAACGAGCAAATGGATTTTTTTCGTTTTTACCTTGAGCCTGTGACTATGGAAATGCGAGCAAGCGACTCCTTGAAGAACATTGTAATTAGCGGGTCTCAAATTAATCTCGACCAAGATGCTTTAAAAAAAATGCGAAGCGTTGTAGATGATAAATTTACAGCACTTAATAAAGAATTTTATGCACTTTCAGCTAATCAACAGAGCGATCCTAAAGTACGGGAAGCTTTTATTGATCGGGAAAAGGGATTAATGGATGACCTGTATAGCGTTCATTTAGCATTTGCTCGCCAACATCCATCGTCTTACCTTAGTTTAATCAGTTTATCCTTTGTTGCTGGACAGGAGAAATTTATAGAAGAGGTTAAAGGGATATACAGCGGTTTAGCGGAGGAGCTCAGAAGCTACCCTTTGGCCAAAGAGATACCCATGCAATTAGAATCGTCGATCAGGACGAAAGTTGGACAGATTGCCCCCGATCTTGAACTACAAACGCAAATGGGTACGAGTCTAAAACTAACTGAATTCCGAGGAAAGTATCTATTAGTAGACTTTTGGGCTAGTTGGTGTGGACCATGCCGTGAGGAAAATCCAAATCTTGTAGCGCTTTACAATAAATACAAAGATTCGGGATTCGAGATCTTAGGAGTATCCCTGGACAAGGCGGCTCAACGCGAACAATGGATGAAAGCAATTGCAGATGATAAGCTCAGTTGGCCACAAGTATCTGATTTAAAAGGTTGGGATAGCCAAGCAGCAAAACGTTATGGCATAAATTCCATACCAGCAAGCTTCTTATTGGATCCCACAGGAAAAATTATATACCGCGACCTCAGGGGAAAAGATTTAGAAGAAAAGTTAAAGGCGATCTTTTCCGATAAAGACGATCATAAATAG
- a CDS encoding DUF6090 family protein: MQDEIIKHTKKIYKTAKEPKHSLTEKLKEISIEIFIIVFAVSLSIWLHGWSEHRHEQQEVKEFLEDLKVDLEKDVHDLEKQNSYLTNTAEGCKFYGELNQQKIDSLVKVNPNDRIKMNLNPIFKIRNTGNYEGFRSSGKIGLIKDRKLKTGILEYYQTVVPSKDDWQTYYNSLVFNLADELVSVPNANINPDLMYKAINASPKVKGILINAASQANMIIQLNDQVIKSAKEIIAEIEHNNE; encoded by the coding sequence ATGCAAGACGAGATCATTAAGCACACGAAGAAAATTTATAAAACCGCAAAGGAGCCAAAGCATAGTCTCACCGAAAAATTGAAAGAAATATCCATTGAGATCTTCATTATCGTTTTTGCAGTATCACTTTCGATATGGCTTCACGGTTGGAGTGAGCATAGGCATGAACAACAAGAAGTAAAAGAATTTTTGGAGGACCTAAAAGTCGATCTCGAAAAAGATGTCCACGACTTAGAAAAGCAAAATTCCTACCTAACGAACACAGCGGAAGGATGTAAATTTTACGGGGAATTAAACCAACAAAAAATTGATAGCTTGGTGAAAGTCAACCCAAATGACCGTATTAAGATGAACCTTAATCCGATCTTTAAGATCAGAAATACTGGAAATTATGAAGGATTTCGATCTAGTGGAAAAATCGGTCTCATTAAGGATCGAAAATTAAAAACAGGAATTTTGGAATATTATCAAACCGTAGTACCATCAAAAGACGATTGGCAAACCTACTATAACTCATTGGTTTTTAATCTCGCAGATGAGCTGGTATCCGTTCCCAATGCAAATATCAATCCTGATTTAATGTACAAAGCAATTAACGCATCGCCAAAAGTAAAAGGGATTCTTATCAATGCAGCATCTCAAGCAAATATGATTATTCAGCTGAATGATCAGGTGATTAAATCTGCCAAAGAAATCATTGCCGAAATTGAGCATAACAACGAATAA
- a CDS encoding GNAT family N-acetyltransferase yields the protein MEIIIRQAKESEINVLIEFEQGIVEAERPFDNTLKPGEIHYYDLLELIKSREAEVLVAVVDDQLVGSGYAKLLDSKPYQKYDKYAYLGFMYVRPEYRGQGINKMILHRLIDWAKERNISEVRLQVYEENTSAKKAYAKAGFKPNLLEMRMEIDDR from the coding sequence ATGGAAATAATCATCAGACAAGCAAAAGAAAGCGAAATCAATGTGTTAATTGAGTTTGAACAAGGGATCGTTGAAGCGGAACGACCTTTTGATAACACATTAAAGCCAGGCGAAATTCATTATTATGATCTCCTCGAATTGATCAAGTCTAGGGAGGCTGAAGTCCTTGTCGCAGTTGTTGACGATCAACTTGTCGGATCAGGATATGCGAAATTATTGGATTCAAAACCTTATCAAAAATATGATAAGTATGCTTACCTTGGGTTTATGTACGTTAGGCCTGAATATCGAGGTCAGGGTATCAACAAGATGATTTTACACCGATTGATCGATTGGGCAAAAGAAAGAAATATCTCGGAAGTAAGACTTCAGGTTTATGAAGAAAATACCAGTGCAAAAAAGGCCTATGCAAAGGCAGGATTTAAGCCAAATCTTCTGGAAATGCGTATGGAAATCGATGACAGATAA
- a CDS encoding S41 family peptidase has product MKLSLLTKAIFTIVFLFLTKNNIFAQTKYQKDFYEFWSDINKHYAYLESQNINWNKVKEIYSSQVEKVTNDNEFIQLLENTLNELYNGHSSLSTNLNTSNRIIPSWSDLRVEKNGNKYLIKDLRKGFGADLAGLKIGMQVTLFNGKAIDEQLKSFLPRFTDHYSPKMYQYALDMLFAGTHDKKRVITVVENGERKTFEPVSYGNRNELLYYKIINGNTAYIKINNSLGNNNLIAEFDKTLDSLISNKNLILDLTETPSGGNSTVARAIMGRFVNKVLPYQIHEFDEKDYDTKRHWVEYVSPRKKTYKGNVYILVGHWTGSMGEGIAIGFDALDRATVIGTPMAGLLGAISNFRLTETKIGFQFPTERLYHINGMPREDFIPKILCENIEETLKKAKEIAF; this is encoded by the coding sequence ATGAAATTAAGCCTATTGACTAAAGCAATTTTTACTATAGTATTCTTATTTTTAACAAAGAATAATATTTTCGCCCAAACCAAATACCAAAAGGATTTTTATGAGTTTTGGTCTGACATCAATAAACATTATGCTTATTTAGAAAGTCAAAATATCAACTGGAATAAAGTCAAAGAAATTTATTCTTCACAAGTAGAAAAAGTTACAAATGACAACGAGTTTATTCAGTTGCTTGAAAATACGTTGAATGAGCTGTACAATGGACATTCGTCGTTAAGCACAAATCTTAATACATCAAACAGGATAATTCCATCATGGTCCGACCTACGTGTCGAAAAAAATGGAAACAAATATTTAATAAAAGACTTAAGAAAAGGTTTTGGTGCAGATTTAGCGGGGTTAAAAATTGGTATGCAAGTAACTCTTTTCAACGGAAAAGCAATCGATGAACAGTTAAAAAGTTTCTTACCTCGATTTACAGATCATTACAGTCCAAAGATGTATCAGTATGCTTTAGATATGCTTTTTGCAGGAACTCACGATAAAAAGCGGGTGATTACTGTCGTTGAAAACGGCGAACGTAAAACATTTGAACCGGTAAGCTATGGCAATCGGAATGAATTGTTGTATTATAAAATTATAAATGGGAACACAGCGTATATCAAAATCAATAATTCACTGGGAAATAACAACTTGATCGCTGAATTTGATAAGACGCTTGACAGTTTGATTTCTAATAAAAACCTTATTTTGGATTTGACTGAGACCCCTAGCGGTGGAAATTCAACGGTTGCGAGGGCCATTATGGGGCGGTTTGTCAATAAAGTTCTACCTTATCAGATTCACGAATTTGATGAGAAGGATTATGACACAAAACGACATTGGGTAGAGTATGTAAGTCCACGTAAGAAAACCTACAAGGGTAATGTGTATATCCTCGTGGGACACTGGACAGGAAGTATGGGCGAAGGGATAGCTATAGGTTTTGACGCGCTTGATAGAGCTACAGTTATTGGCACACCTATGGCCGGGCTATTAGGCGCAATTTCAAATTTTCGTCTGACAGAAACAAAAATTGGATTCCAATTCCCAACGGAAAGATTGTATCATATCAACGGAATGCCAAGAGAGGATTTTATTCCCAAGATTTTGTGTGAAAATATCGAAGAAACATTAAAAAAAGCGAAGGAGATAGCTTTTTAG
- a CDS encoding amidohydrolase, whose amino-acid sequence MAIITKYLFFLLPFFILSCKSSQQKGDTLYYGGNIITMEDDFPQVDALVVKGGKILFVGSRKEAAPYVGENTKQIDLKGKTLLPGFIDAHGHITSRAGMEQAIDLSPSPYGTVNSIPDLQKTILSVIKRTKLGTSVPVLGNGYDDAIMREHRHPTRQELDAISTTNPIIVIHASGHASVANSAMLKLLGIAENVKDPEGGHYGRSPDNRLNGKLEENASFAALVKLTNMIPRPQQAKNELPQTLKDFVKAQDEWLSYGQTTICDGRSMGVGIGLLKEAASKNLLKADVVYFPDFEANKAEWKSFKPNYMKYEKRLKFGGFKFSDDGSPQGKTAWLTEPYLVPPEGQSADYKGFPIFSDQTLYNDLKTVFSNHITAQLHVNGDAAIDQALRVIGKLKAEGIYKPELRATLIHVQNSRPDHIAKIRDIGVIPSYFSSHVYLWGDWHYQSVFGPKRAAFISPAQSAKKAGILFTIHHDSPVTPPDLLTGVYAAVNRTTRSGMLLGPDERIDVRDALKAITINAAYQYQEEKDKGSLKKGKLADLVILDQNPLTIDPQKLRDIKVIETIKEGNTVFKRN is encoded by the coding sequence ATGGCAATTATTACAAAATATCTATTTTTCCTTTTACCCTTTTTTATTTTAAGCTGTAAGAGCAGTCAGCAAAAAGGGGATACGTTGTATTATGGTGGAAATATTATTACGATGGAAGATGATTTTCCCCAGGTAGATGCGTTAGTAGTAAAAGGCGGGAAAATTCTTTTCGTCGGTAGCCGGAAAGAAGCGGCCCCCTATGTAGGGGAAAACACGAAACAGATCGATTTAAAGGGAAAAACTTTACTGCCTGGCTTTATCGATGCCCATGGCCATATCACTTCAAGAGCAGGAATGGAACAGGCAATAGATTTATCGCCAAGTCCATATGGTACCGTTAATTCAATACCAGATCTTCAAAAGACTATATTATCAGTTATTAAGCGAACAAAATTAGGCACGTCTGTTCCTGTATTAGGAAATGGTTACGATGATGCTATCATGCGTGAGCATCGCCATCCGACTCGTCAGGAATTGGATGCGATCAGTACGACAAATCCGATTATTGTCATTCATGCTTCTGGTCATGCAAGTGTTGCCAATAGTGCGATGTTGAAGTTATTAGGTATTGCCGAAAATGTAAAAGACCCGGAGGGGGGACATTACGGCCGAAGCCCTGATAATCGACTAAACGGTAAGCTGGAAGAAAATGCCTCTTTTGCCGCACTGGTGAAGTTGACGAATATGATTCCCAGGCCTCAACAGGCCAAAAACGAACTACCCCAAACCCTAAAAGATTTTGTCAAAGCGCAAGACGAATGGCTTAGTTATGGCCAGACAACCATCTGTGACGGACGTTCGATGGGAGTGGGGATTGGCCTGTTGAAGGAAGCAGCTTCGAAAAATCTTTTAAAGGCAGATGTGGTTTATTTTCCGGATTTTGAAGCAAACAAAGCCGAATGGAAATCCTTTAAACCCAATTACATGAAATACGAAAAGCGTTTGAAATTTGGTGGATTTAAATTTTCGGATGATGGTTCGCCTCAGGGGAAGACAGCCTGGTTGACAGAACCATACCTGGTGCCACCAGAAGGTCAATCGGCAGATTACAAAGGCTTTCCAATCTTTTCGGACCAGACCCTCTACAATGATTTAAAGACAGTGTTTTCAAATCATATTACGGCACAACTACATGTTAATGGCGATGCGGCTATTGATCAGGCACTTCGTGTGATCGGCAAATTGAAAGCCGAAGGAATTTATAAGCCCGAGCTTAGGGCAACCTTGATACATGTGCAGAACAGCCGCCCCGATCATATCGCCAAGATAAGAGATATCGGTGTTATTCCTTCTTACTTTTCATCCCATGTTTACTTATGGGGAGATTGGCACTATCAAAGTGTTTTTGGTCCCAAACGTGCGGCGTTTATTAGTCCAGCTCAGTCGGCAAAAAAAGCGGGAATACTGTTTACCATCCATCATGATAGCCCAGTAACACCTCCAGATCTATTGACCGGGGTGTATGCTGCAGTCAATCGGACCACACGTTCGGGAATGTTGTTGGGGCCAGATGAACGTATTGATGTCAGGGACGCGCTCAAAGCAATTACCATCAACGCTGCCTATCAGTATCAGGAAGAAAAAGATAAAGGGTCTCTTAAAAAAGGAAAACTAGCTGATTTGGTTATTTTGGATCAAAATCCATTAACAATTGATCCCCAAAAATTACGGGACATCAAAGTAATTGAAACAATCAAAGAAGGGAATACAGTCTTTAAGCGAAATTGA
- a CDS encoding HAD family hydrolase, which yields MIINKTAIKVIAFDADDTLWVNEPYFQKAEHDFCALLENYLPQHAVSKELFETEMNNLSLYGYGVKGFILCMIETASRISAGQLSLKTINKIIAIGQDLLKMPIELLEGVEDTLVRLSAHYKLIVATKGDLLDQERKLKNSGLQQYFHHVEIMSNKKNDDYSKLLRKIECPAENFIMIGNSINSDVLPVLELGGQAIHVPYHVTWTHEQACDEVKPSNFLQVESLDQLLPILL from the coding sequence ATGATTATCAATAAAACTGCCATTAAAGTCATCGCATTCGATGCAGATGATACATTATGGGTAAACGAACCATATTTTCAAAAAGCAGAACATGATTTTTGTGCACTGTTAGAAAATTATCTTCCACAGCATGCAGTATCAAAAGAATTATTTGAAACAGAAATGAATAACCTGTCCCTCTATGGGTATGGTGTGAAAGGCTTTATTCTTTGTATGATAGAGACTGCCAGCCGTATTTCGGCAGGACAGTTATCGCTGAAGACAATAAACAAAATCATAGCGATTGGACAGGATTTATTAAAGATGCCGATTGAATTATTGGAAGGTGTTGAAGATACGTTGGTAAGGCTGAGTGCACATTATAAGCTAATCGTAGCCACAAAAGGCGATCTTTTGGATCAGGAAAGAAAGCTGAAAAATTCGGGTCTCCAACAGTACTTCCATCATGTGGAAATTATGAGTAACAAGAAAAATGACGATTACTCAAAATTATTAAGAAAAATTGAATGCCCCGCTGAAAATTTTATCATGATCGGAAATTCAATCAACTCCGATGTTCTGCCTGTTCTGGAATTGGGGGGACAGGCAATACATGTCCCTTACCATGTGACTTGGACACATGAGCAAGCTTGTGATGAGGTTAAACCAAGCAATTTCCTGCAGGTAGAAAGTCTAGATCAACTGCTACCGATTCTGCTTTAA
- a CDS encoding NUDIX hydrolase, with the protein MSTEVTGLKRVATLCILRNKDKFLLLKRLKEPNKDMYVPVGGKLDPFENPDDAVVREVMEETGIHITSKQFCGMLTETSPINYNWISYVYVSDIEYVEAPYCNEGDLEWIAADELESIPTPLTDLYIYDYVAKGKLFAFNAVYDSDLNLTGLWEQYNGIKIK; encoded by the coding sequence ATGAGCACTGAAGTGACAGGTTTGAAGCGTGTAGCCACACTATGTATATTAAGAAATAAAGATAAGTTTCTATTGCTAAAGCGCCTTAAAGAACCCAATAAAGATATGTATGTTCCCGTTGGTGGGAAATTAGACCCATTTGAAAACCCGGATGATGCGGTAGTTCGTGAAGTCATGGAAGAAACAGGGATCCATATCACGTCAAAACAATTTTGTGGCATGTTAACCGAAACATCACCGATCAATTACAATTGGATCAGCTATGTATATGTATCCGATATCGAATATGTAGAGGCCCCCTATTGTAATGAGGGTGACCTCGAATGGATCGCTGCAGACGAACTGGAATCTATTCCGACCCCTTTAACCGATCTTTATATTTATGATTATGTGGCTAAGGGAAAACTGTTTGCTTTTAATGCCGTATATGATTCAGACCTAAACTTGACCGGGTTATGGGAACAATATAATGGCATCAAGATCAAGTAA
- a CDS encoding aldehyde dehydrogenase family protein — MQDNIEIRNPATGAVVATLPSTTTVELENTLSLLKQGQQKWANVPLKDRLACIIQFGELILANKQELAEILTKETGKPITQSLNEINGAQNRIEHLRKNAERWLSEEIIVNEGATLEHIRYEPLGVIANISAWNFPYNVGFNIFLYALVAGNAVLYKPSEFATLTGLQFAKYLYEAGIPDDVFHCVVGDGRIGEHILSLPLDGYFFTGSYKTGVHIARAVAHKLVPVQLELGGKDPLYVTEDVKDIKQAAVSAAEGAFYNNGQSCCAVERIYVSEQIYDEFVEAFIEEVASYQVGDPCAGDTFIGPLTRAAQLDVLEDQVKDALAKGATLRLGGHALEGEGYYYAPTVFEHCNHNMLLMREETFGPLIGIQKVTSDEEAITLMQDTAYGLTAAVFSSDQDRAMNILSKMDTGTVYWNCCDRVSPNVPWSGRRNSGLGSTLSAQGIRAFVQPKAYHLRPA; from the coding sequence ATGCAAGACAACATAGAAATTAGAAATCCTGCAACCGGTGCTGTAGTAGCAACGTTGCCTTCAACCACAACAGTTGAATTGGAAAATACACTCTCCTTACTAAAACAGGGACAGCAAAAATGGGCCAACGTTCCTTTGAAGGATCGTTTGGCGTGCATCATACAATTTGGGGAGCTGATCTTGGCGAATAAACAGGAACTTGCGGAGATCCTTACCAAGGAGACGGGCAAACCCATCACACAATCGCTTAATGAAATTAACGGAGCACAAAACCGTATTGAGCATCTTCGAAAAAATGCTGAAAGATGGCTTTCAGAAGAAATTATTGTAAATGAGGGAGCTACACTAGAACATATTCGCTATGAACCACTTGGTGTAATTGCCAATATTTCTGCATGGAATTTCCCTTATAATGTGGGCTTTAATATTTTTCTGTACGCCTTGGTTGCGGGCAATGCCGTGCTCTATAAACCTTCTGAATTTGCTACGCTGACCGGATTGCAGTTTGCAAAATACCTTTATGAAGCCGGTATACCTGATGATGTATTTCACTGTGTTGTTGGAGATGGGAGGATTGGCGAGCATATCTTATCATTGCCATTGGATGGCTATTTCTTTACTGGATCCTATAAAACTGGAGTACATATTGCTAGGGCCGTAGCGCATAAATTAGTTCCAGTCCAGCTTGAGCTAGGCGGAAAGGATCCACTATACGTAACAGAAGATGTGAAAGACATAAAACAGGCGGCGGTGTCGGCAGCCGAAGGCGCTTTCTACAACAATGGGCAGAGCTGTTGTGCGGTTGAACGTATCTATGTTTCAGAACAGATATACGATGAGTTTGTCGAGGCATTTATTGAGGAGGTAGCTTCCTATCAGGTTGGCGATCCATGCGCTGGAGACACATTTATCGGTCCTTTAACGAGGGCTGCTCAGCTGGACGTCCTTGAAGATCAAGTGAAAGATGCCCTTGCAAAGGGAGCAACACTACGGTTGGGCGGACACGCATTAGAAGGTGAGGGATATTATTATGCTCCCACAGTATTTGAGCACTGTAATCACAACATGCTACTTATGCGTGAAGAGACTTTTGGTCCGTTGATAGGTATACAAAAGGTCACTTCAGACGAAGAGGCAATTACGTTGATGCAGGATACGGCCTATGGCCTTACTGCAGCGGTGTTTTCGTCCGATCAGGATAGAGCAATGAATATCCTTAGCAAAATGGATACAGGAACGGTGTATTGGAACTGCTGTGATAGGGTAAGCCCTAATGTGCCTTGGTCCGGAAGACGAAATTCTGGCTTAGGTTCGACCTTATCGGCTCAAGGTATACGAGCATTTGTTCAGCCTAAAGCCTATCATTTAAGACCCGCATAA